Proteins encoded by one window of Girardinichthys multiradiatus isolate DD_20200921_A chromosome 14, DD_fGirMul_XY1, whole genome shotgun sequence:
- the c14h11orf68 gene encoding UPF0696 protein C11orf68 homolog, producing MEEEAPVGGKAETYAAEAMAADMDPWIVFDSRRTPRSEFDAWLESNRPSHVYRFGDEEEGVSRVGWIAVLGPNHCPSTGDVMALQESWDKLLASSRPVTFQTVKELALNHGVLSGKWLMHLDSGFKVDHAWECVARAALDGKISLVKVSPYDPKAEGKQVICAHNQNFADEGEVVQLDSFIRATGVKCPLSYKPDVYTYLGIYRNNRWKLCPTIYESKFDLERVPRRSHIINKVTNLEVT from the coding sequence ATGGAGGAGGAAGCCCCGGTGGGTGGCAAGGCGGAGACCTACGCCGCCGAGGCCATGGCAGCGGACATGGACCCTTGGATCGTTTTTGATTCCAGACGGACTCCCAGATCGGAGTTTGACGCCTGGTTGGAGAGCAACAGACCCTCACATGTGTACAGGTTTGGAGACGAGGAAGAGGGTGTCAGTCGGGTGGGGTGGATCGCCGTGCTGGGCCCTAACCACTGTCCCTCTACTGGAGATGTGATGGCCCTCCAGGAGAGCTGGGACAAACTGTTGGCCAGCTCCCGGCCTGTCACCTTCCAGACTGTGAAGGAGCTGGCCCTAAACCACGGAGTGCTCTCTGGAAAGTGGCTCATGCACTTGGACTCTGGCTTTAAGGTGGACCATGCTTGGGAGTGCGTGGCCAGAGCGGCGTTAGACGGCAAGATCTCCCTGGTCAAAGTGAGTCCCTATGATCCCAAAGCAGAAGGCAAGCAGGTGATCTGTGCCCATAACCAGAACTTCGCAGATGAAGGTGAGGTAGTTCAGCTGGACTCCTTCATCCGGGCCACAGGCGTCAAATGCCCCCTCTCTTACAAGCCAGATGTCTACACCTACTTGGGAATCTATCGAAACAATCGCTGGAAGCTCTGCCCCACCATCTATGAGAGCAAGTTTGACTTGGAGCGTGTGCCCAGGCGCTCGCACATCATCAACAAAGTCACCAATCTGGAAGTAACATAA